The Methylomonas koyamae genome has a segment encoding these proteins:
- the kdsA gene encoding 3-deoxy-8-phosphooctulonate synthase codes for MQLCNFEAGLDKPLFLIAGTCVIESEQMTLDTAGKLKEIASELGIPFIYKSSFDKANRSSMSSFRGLGLETGLQILEKVKQQLNVPVLTDVHEDTPLAEVASVVDVMQTPAFLCRQTNFIQSVAAQGKPVNIKKGQFMAPWDMGNVVAKAKATGNDKIMVCERGVSFGYNNLVSDMRSLAVMRDTQCPVVFDATHSVQLPGGQGSCSGGQREHVPVLARAAVAAGVAGLFMETHPKPEEALSDGPNSWPLHRMKELLETLMTIDRAVKSGPFIETTL; via the coding sequence ATGCAACTTTGCAATTTCGAAGCCGGACTCGACAAACCGTTATTTCTGATCGCCGGCACTTGCGTGATCGAAAGCGAACAAATGACGCTGGATACTGCCGGCAAATTGAAGGAAATCGCTAGCGAGCTGGGCATTCCCTTCATCTATAAATCTTCGTTCGACAAAGCCAATCGTTCGTCGATGAGCAGTTTTCGCGGTCTGGGGCTGGAAACCGGCTTGCAGATTCTGGAAAAGGTCAAACAACAATTGAATGTGCCGGTACTGACCGACGTCCACGAAGACACGCCGCTGGCCGAGGTCGCCTCTGTGGTCGACGTGATGCAAACTCCGGCTTTCCTGTGCCGACAAACCAATTTCATTCAGAGCGTCGCCGCTCAAGGCAAGCCGGTCAATATTAAGAAAGGCCAATTCATGGCGCCGTGGGATATGGGTAACGTCGTCGCCAAGGCCAAGGCCACCGGCAACGACAAAATCATGGTCTGCGAGCGCGGCGTGTCGTTCGGTTATAACAATCTGGTTTCCGACATGCGTTCGCTGGCGGTGATGCGCGACACCCAATGCCCGGTGGTTTTCGACGCCACTCACTCGGTGCAACTGCCGGGCGGGCAGGGTAGTTGCTCGGGAGGTCAGCGCGAGCATGTGCCGGTGTTGGCGCGGGCGGCGGTGGCGGCTGGTGTTGCCGGCTTGTTCATGGAAACCCATCCGAAGCCGGAAGAAGCCTTGAGCGACGGCCCCAACTCCTGGCCGTTGCACCGTATGAAAGAATTGCTGGAAACCTTAATGACGATAGACCGCGCGGTCAAGTCCGGTCCGTTCATCGAAACCACCCTTTAG
- a CDS encoding Uma2 family endonuclease, with translation MAKITQLSQLDLSASYSYADYLTWQLDETIELIKGKISLMAPAPNVKHQRLSMSLSGQLFNYFCHKSCQVFAAPFDVRLYDRRKSILASQDIFTVVQPDICVICDPDKLDEQGCNGAPDWIIEIVSKGSSKQDAQIKHALYAESGVTEYWLVFPYETVIQQFVLNDQGQYQLQCSFAGDDIATPHLFPDLSIALSELFPDN, from the coding sequence ATGGCCAAAATCACCCAGTTATCGCAGCTCGATTTATCGGCCAGCTATAGCTATGCGGATTATTTGACCTGGCAATTGGACGAAACTATCGAGTTGATCAAGGGCAAAATTTCGTTGATGGCACCGGCGCCGAACGTCAAGCATCAACGACTGTCGATGAGTTTGAGCGGGCAACTGTTTAACTATTTCTGCCATAAATCTTGCCAAGTGTTTGCTGCCCCATTCGACGTTCGCCTCTACGACCGCCGCAAATCCATCCTCGCCAGTCAAGACATCTTTACCGTCGTCCAGCCCGACATCTGCGTCATCTGCGACCCGGACAAACTCGACGAACAGGGTTGCAACGGCGCGCCGGACTGGATTATCGAAATCGTTTCCAAGGGCAGTTCCAAACAAGATGCCCAGATCAAACACGCATTGTACGCCGAAAGCGGCGTAACCGAATACTGGCTAGTATTCCCGTACGAAACCGTCATCCAGCAATTCGTGTTGAACGATCAGGGCCAATACCAGTTGCAGTGCAGTTTTGCCGGCGACGATATAGCAACCCCGCATTTATTCCCGGATTTGAGTATAGCCTTGAGCGAGCTCTTCCCTGACAATT